In one Hypomesus transpacificus isolate Combined female chromosome 18, fHypTra1, whole genome shotgun sequence genomic region, the following are encoded:
- the LOC124481118 gene encoding piggyBac transposable element-derived protein 4-like, with product MLTTVHSSVMSATARIDHATGERKLKPACVLDYNKKMGAVDKADMVNSFVECARKTTKWYKKVFFHLVDTAVLNGHIVHRQQSGRVIPYQEYRLNLMKQLLEVHHTPRRPSTGGRPTSDNPSR from the exons ATGCTCACCACTGTTCATTCATCAGTGATGTCAGCCACGGCAAGGATTGATCATGCCACCGGGGAGAGGAAACTCAAGCCAGCTTGTGTTCTTGACTATAACAAGAAGATGGGGGCTGTGGACAAGGCGGACATGGTGAACAGCTTTGTCGAATGTGCCAGGAAGACTACCAAGTGGTATAAGAAAGTCTTCTTTCACTTGGTAGACACTGCTGTTCTCAATGGCCACATCGTCCACCGTCAACAGTCTG GGAGAGTCATCCCTTACCAGGAATACAGACTGAACTTGATGAAACAGCTGCTCGAGGTGCATCATACACCTCGACGCCCATCCACCGGTGGCCGTCCCACATCAGACAATCCATCAAGATAA